AGTTGCTTTGCGTTTTCAATTTTCCTTTCGACTCTTACGTACGGTTGAGACGCAATCATGTCCTAACCTCCTCCGAACTTATTTCGCGCTCCATTTAGTGTACCACGGAGCCGGGAACGTATGAGAACCGTGGGTACCAAGCGAGGTGTTGATTAAATAGTCAGACGAATCACTTGAACTTCCGAACGGAACAGTATATATTTAATTCATCAAGAAAATTTGATTAAAGGATTGGAGGGCTCACCCCATTATGGAAATGAAATCGAATGTGGCAACACGACCACTCACAGAAACATTTGAACACTATGAGAAGCGATTTAAAGCACTTGCAGACAAGAGACGCCTCCACATACTCCATGAGATTACGACTTACGGTGAAGTATGCGTCTGCGACCTAGCTGCTAAGCTCGAGCTCCCACAATCTAAACTGTCCTACCACTTGAAGCTCCTACTTGACGCAAACTTAATCGTAAAGGAAACA
This portion of the Pontibacillus halophilus JSM 076056 = DSM 19796 genome encodes:
- a CDS encoding ArsR/SmtB family transcription factor, which gives rise to MKSNVATRPLTETFEHYEKRFKALADKRRLHILHEITTYGEVCVCDLAAKLELPQSKLSYHLKLLLDANLIVKETRGTWSYYSLHNEAINHLLSEELCCLFRG